A stretch of DNA from Takifugu rubripes chromosome 15, fTakRub1.2, whole genome shotgun sequence:
CAAAACGTCTTGGAAGTCAACACCTTACGCGGCAGTTATAGTTCTGGCCACCGGGGTGCAGTATAACAGCTTTAATCTTCTCACGTGGAACGTTTATCTCTTATCACAAATATTACTTCAATAAAGGCAAATGAGTggaagtaaataaaataaaaatagtatGATAGTCATCATTTTACTGTGgcttaaataaatcatttaaagaaGGATTTTCCTGCATTATAAAAAGATTTAGTAATAATCAGGGACTTCGCTCACTCAGGGTCACAGTGATGGAAAAACTTTGAGAGACCAGTTAATTAAGTTGACTGCTTTGCTGTTATAACCTGACAACTAAAAAACAATGACTAAAAATGGATCTGCCTGAGTTTCCCATTTAGTTTATTGCATGGCTCTACAATATTGCGAGCTCTATGAAAGCCTTCACTCTGTTTACCATCCATTCCTTCTTTCGTGCATCACAGGTGCAGCCATGGACATCGGAGGTTTAGAGACGGTGGTGGCAAACTCTGCCTATGTTTCAGCCCGTGGAAGCATGGATGGAGCTGCCGCGGCCACCATGCGTGACAAGAAGATGCGCGCCAGGCTGAATCTCCCCCACATCAGAGATTGTCAAGCCATGAAGTCCACCATAGACACGACCTTTGACAGCATCTGTATCAAGCAGCCAATCGGCAAGCGCCTCTTCCAGCAGTTTCTGAACAGCGACGCGGCCCATAAAAATGTCGGCGAGCTGTGGAAAGACATAGAAGACTACAACGTCTGCCAGGAGAAGGAAAGAGGTCAGAAGGCCCAAAAACTTTTCAATAAATACTACGAGTCCTCGTCAAAGAGTTTTTGCAGCTTTCTGGAAGAAAAGGCCGTAGCTCGAGTGAAAGAAGATCTTAAGAACGCCCGCAGCGATCTGTTCAAGGAGAGTGAGGTGCAGGTGCTGAAACACCTGGAGAAGACCTCCGTGGCCTCCTACAAGAACAGCATGTACTTCCTGAGATTCGTTCAGTTTAAATGGCTGGAGAGTCAACCTATCGACGAGGAGTGGTTCATGGACTTCAGGGTCCTGGGCAAAGGGGGCTTTGGGGAGGTTTTTGCATGTCAGGCCAAGGCAACGGGCAAAATGTACGCCAACAAGAAACTGGATAAAAAGAGGCTGAAGAAACGCAAAGGCTATGAGGTAAAGTGGATTTTGTTGCAACAGGTTCCAAATGATCCAAGTTCTACTGACTGTGACTCCATGAAGAAAGGTTTACCTGCATTTTTTGCACTTTATGTCTGCAAAATGCTACATTTCCTCTCTTAGCTGGACTAGATGCTACCTGACGGACCATGTCCCGCTGTGACTTGTGCTCATCACGTCTCTTGTTCAGGGGGCCATCGTGGAGAAGCGCATCCTCGCCAAAGTCCACAGTCGCTTCATCGTGTCGCTGGCGTACGCCTTCCAGACCAAGACCGACCTGTGCCTCGTTATGACCATCATGAATGGCGGCGATCTCAGGTGCTCACAGCTACATATTTGTTTCTGTGCTTCGCAGTTCCAGAACTCTATCTAATCTCTCCTAAGCGGCCTCAGGTAGATAAACCTCACAACTAACATATGAACAAGGCCCTCAGGAGTAACACATGTGGCTATCCCTTGATAACTCGCTGCCACCTTTCATACAGGTTTCACATGTACAACGTGGATGAAAAAAACCCAGGCTTTGATGAGAAGAGAGCGTGCTTCTACACCGCCCAGATCATCTGCGGGCTGGAGCACCTCCACCAACACAGAATCGTCTACAGAGACCTGAAACCAGAGAACGTTCTGCTGGATGATGCAGGTGAACAGCTCCCCCTGCAGATATTTAGCCACTGTGATGTCGTCAGGGCCAGAATATGCTGTGAACCTTTCTGATCAGCACTTGCATCCACTTGTGCACCTCTGATTGGTGGAAATATGTCTCCTGAAATCATCTGTCAGAACTTCCTGTGCAGGCATGTTCGCTAATAACGTTGGATCTTAATAAAGGGGGTAAAGCACCAGCTCCGGGTTTGGGGCAAAGCACAGTACTACCTTGAAAAATAACTCCCAAGAATGAAAGAAGAATTGTTTGGGTCAAGTCACAAAGATCTCTGTATGGAATCCTCCACTGGGGTGTGATTAGAATCAGTCTCATGCCTCTTTCCCCACAGGACATGTCCGCCTGTCAGATTTGGGTCTGGCTGTAGAACTTCCACCAGGCAAAGACAAAACCTCTGGATATGCTGGAACCCCAGGTGAGTGGAACACTCCGGCATTTCAGGACCACCTTCTCAAGTCGACACATTGTATGTTTAAAACTACGTGGCTGCAGGTTTCATGGCTCCAGAACTGCTGGAGAAGAAGGAGTACGACTACACAGTGGACTACTTCACTCTGGGAGTTACTCTGTACGAGATGATCGCTGCCAAAGGCCCCTTCCGAGTGCGAGGAGAGAAGGTACCGGATATATGTCCACGACCAACCGCTGTCCTTCACATGATGGAAATGTTGTGTCCCTTTGTTTTCATCCAGGTTGAGAATACGGAGGTAGCTCGCAGGATCCTCAACGATGCAGTTTCCTACGACCCAAAGTTCACCAAAGAGTGCAAGGACCTCTGCGAGGGCCTGATGGAGAAGGACCCGGCCAAACGCCTCGGCTTCAGCAACAACACCTGCGACGTGCTGAAGAGCCAGGCATTCTTCAAGGAGATCACCTGGGGCCGCCTGGAAGCAGGTGAGCAACCAAAGAAATCCGCTCCTCCACCATCTGCAGTCTGATTGCATTAAAATCCTCCCGGTTCTCTGAAGGAATGCTCCCGCCGCCGTTTGTCCCGGATCCTAAGATGGTCTACGCCAAAGACATCGACGACGTGGGCGCCTTCAGCACCATCAAAGGCGTGGTCTTGGACAACAAAGACACCGAGTTCTACGCTGATTTTGCCTCTGGCAAAATCCCGATCCCCTGGCAGGAGGAGATGATTGAGACGGGCGTCTTTGGAGAGCTGAACATCTGGGGAGAGAACGGCAAACTGCCCAACGACCTGGACCCAAACTACGTGGAGGCCAAAGGTGGAGGATGTGCGATTCTGTGAGCGGTAGCAGAGAAAATAATCCAGATTAGACAGTGCGTGCGCTCAATTTTTATTCTGTGAAACCTGTCAACCCTGTAATTAGTgggtatttattatttatctatGGTTGTGCATGTTATTACCTGTACATAGATGTATTTATAGTGTTCCTGGTGAAAACATAATATACATGCAGACCTGGTCAACATGGTACCATGGTAACTGATATCAGATCTATATGTTCATATTTTTCTATAGCAGCCacatattaaacaaacacacgtacTGTTTATCAGGCAATAAAACCCCTGCTGGCATTGTTACATTATGCAACACAATGAATCTTATAATATTTGCTGCACGTGTTATAAAGGACATCATGTTATTACTGTTTAACAATGTAGATGTAAACATGAATAAAGTACTGCAAATATGAATCTCTGAAGTTCCTCTGTtcacaaataaaagaaatattaaTAGAATTATTCTCAAAATGCTGACTGAAAATGTCCTTCCTGAGAGTGGTAAAAGGTTTGAGTACACTATCAGCCAGACTAATAGCTGTCAATAAACTGTCAATAAACTTTCAATAATTAGGTAAATGAGGCAGTAAATCAAGATCAACAAGAAGCTGGATTTAGCTGGCAGAGCCAGTGGATACAGGCTGAGCCTCTGACCTATGACCCTGAGCCAGGCGCGGCCAACCGATCTTTCATTTACACATCTCGAGCTTATCCGTCCACCTCTTGGTGCGTGTAAATCCATCAATGTCAAACGTCTTGACGTGGCCTCTCTTTCTAATTCCAACCCCTGCAATTATGGATAAAATATCCCATAATTACACCTGCCAACTACTCAGCAGGTGAACCATTTTCAAAGACCTGTGTGATTAAGAGAGATACACGGATCATTAATCTGGTTATCAGTCCTAATGATTAATGGAAACATAATGAGGCATCGACTTCACCGAAACTCCATCAGTCATAGAACAAACACCCACGCCGACTGTACAAAGTTGATCAAATACGTTGTTGTTTGAACAGCTTTCACTGAGAACACATTACTGAACCCAAAATGGGAACTAAGGTCTAAATTTAGCTTATAGCCTGAAAGGCTGCATAAAGTTATTTTTCCAGTGATGcaatatttaactttatttattgattattgacCAATAACAATAATGCAAAACTACATTATTGAGAAACCGCAGCTGAATAATAGTTAGTATATATTTATCATTTTATCTGAGTGATAACAATTATCTACTgctacaacagcaacaacaacaacaacaacaacaacaataatgagcAGCATATTGAATGACTGGAGATTAAATCTGTAGGATCTGGTCCCTTCTGGGGTTTCACTGCCTGTTTCGTCCCACTGTTTaaactctcttttctttttacatttaaaaaaataaatcaacattcTATTATTTTCTGTTAAATTGTCCTTAATTCTTCCTTTCATTGGTTCATCTCTCTGCTAATTAACAGGTTCCGTTTGGTCCCTGTGAGCACGTTTTATGTCACCGAGCTGTTGCATTGTTGTTGTGGTGTAAACACGGCTGCCTTCTTACATATATAGATATAATATACATATTCTAAGTTTCTATTCCCATGTTGTacactttaatttaatttaattttaattcttGTCCAGTGTTGCTGCAATAATAGTTCAATTAAATTCTGTGTAGGAGCCTTTTCTAATGTTCATTTCTGTGTGGTAACGAACAATGAACGCAGTGAAAACTGTAAACCCGGGAGGGGGTCAGAGTTAACAACGCGGCCATCTTTGCTCATTGACATCAATGTTGTATCTATCTACGATTTTTCCAAGACTTTGTTTCCAACATTCACCGTATATtgaaagtgaaaacagcagtATTGACATCTGGATGCAGATGGAACCAGGAAACCACTTCAGGCGTGTTTATCACAAAGCTTCTCTCTGAGCAGGAAGGTCAGCGCGGACAccagagaaaaggagggaagggCACAggaataaaatattaacaaaggATTATGGGCTCAAACCACAACAGCGCTTTAGTACCGATAAGTTCATGACAGTACTTTGAACCATGCTCGTGATTACAGTCGAGAATGCGCATTTGATAAGATTTCTGGAGAGGTTctcaaacacacatctgcaatATGAAtacacacagctgcacagtcTATGTGCATGTGATGGTCATCCATTAGAAGAGCAGCCAGATGTTTGTCCAACTTGTCTTGGTTGACAGCTCTGTACAAAGTCAACGCCTCTCCTAAGAGCAGCCGTCGGCGTTAATGTACGCGGCATAAAAAATGGACTTGCAAAGAAAGGGGATTTCAAGGCATCTTTTGTTTCACCTTTAATGCCTAACCTGCACTAAAGCAGAGCCTCTCGGCCTTCAATCAGTCACCCTCCTGCAGCGTTTGCTCACGGAACTCGAGATGACCTCAAAGTCTGAGGCTACCAGTTCCTCAGAAGATGACACAGGCCAGGCAGGAGGATGAGGTGACAGTCGTGGCAGGATTACACCCCCATGATCTGTGTCATCCTCATCTTTCAGGGATGGGTGGACAATTAAACTCCAATAAATCGAGTTAGATTGGAAGGTGCTGACTCAGCAGTTAATTCATCCGCGACAACTCAGGCTACATCTGCCTCCAGTGCCAAtcaaaaaaagagggaaagggGGAGGCTCATTGTACACTTTCATCTCTATGGCAACGTGTCAGCCATGTGAAATCGATTTTGGGCGGGAATAGCCGACATAATAAAGCTGCAGCCTTTAAAACAATATTCAAATTGATGCAGGTTTACGTTTAACAGGTAAAAGGGAAGCTGGGAACCTGCAAGTGATTAGATAGCAGAGGTTGCAGGCAGAGCTGCACAGGCAGGGATCACAATCATCTGTAGATGACTTGCACAATGAAAGATGTCCTAGAGGTGACAGCACTTTTCCTCGGATTTGCAGCGTGGATCATGATTTTTGTGTCGCTGCAGGACCAGTACTGGAAAGAATCCACCACGGACGGCAGTGTCATAACCACCTCCACAATCTACGAGAATCTTTGGATGTCGTGTGCGAGCGATTCAACGGGAATCTATAACTGTCGGGATTTTCCGTCCCTTTTTGCTCTCCCAGGTGGGTTAAAACAGAGTTAATTATCGTCAACTAGCCTATTTgtaaggaaaaaaatgtttaaaagattaaaaactaTGGTAAGGTAATTATAatataaatacaattaaaaggTATAATAATGACTTAATTACTTTAGTTCTTTGCACAAAATTTGGTTATGTTTAATaagacagcttttttttaaaaaaatctctaaTTTATCATTAGAGGGAGAAAAACACCTTTGACTGATATTTGCATGGCATTTCTAACTTTATTTTCTGAATATAACTGCAGCTTATTCtaaaaaaatacacatgaaAATCCAGTACAGACGAGAGATGAATGCAAGAAAGGTGCAATTGCACGCGACAAAATAAGTGAAACAGTGATtgaaaggctgttttttttgggtgtagtttttttttaagagtaTAAAACCAGTTTTTGATGTTCGAAAAGACAAAATTCTCTTATAATTCAAGGaaaatagtttttatttaaacaccACTGAACTCACCAAGAActgtgcaaaaaaacaaaaaacaaaaaccccaacTAACCCCTCAAAACATCACACAAAAGGTGACAAAAAAGGTGCTTGTGTAGGTGCGACCCGAACGTTGAGGTGGTCCTTCACCGGGGAGATAAAGCCCTGATATCAGCCTCATTTGTTAAAGCGGTGACGTCTTCTCAGGCTCAGGTGTTGGACGAGCAAACAGCTTTTACTGATAGGACGGCGGAGAATGGTCCTCTGTGGGTCAGTGTGATGCTCCCTCGCCACCCCCTCCCCGTTAGGCcgctccatccaccatccctgGGGCGAAGCGAGAGACTTGAGGGCCATCAATCATAGTTTGATGTTATTGAT
This window harbors:
- the grk1b gene encoding rhodopsin kinase GRK1b isoform X2 yields the protein MALQYCELYESLHSVYHPFLLSCITGAAMDIGGLETVVANSAYVSARGSMDGAAAATMRDKKMRARLNLPHIRDCQAMKSTIDTTFDSICIKQPIGKRLFQQFLNSDAAHKNVGELWKDIEDYNVCQEKERGQKAQKLFNKYYESSSKSFCSFLEEKAVARVKEDLKNARSDLFKESEVQVLKHLEKTSVASYKNSMYFLRFVQFKWLESQPIDEEWFMDFRVLGKGGFGEVFACQAKATGKMYANKKLDKKRLKKRKGYEGAIVEKRILAKVHSRFIVSLAYAFQTKTDLCLVMTIMNGGDLRFHMYNVDEKNPGFDEKRACFYTAQIICGLEHLHQHRIVYRDLKPENVLLDDAGHVRLSDLGLAVELPPGKDKTSGYAGTPGFMAPELLEKKEYDYTVDYFTLGVTLYEMIAAKGPFRVRGEKVENTEVARRILNDAVSYDPKFTKECKDLCEGLMEKDPAKRLGFSNNTCDVLKSQAFFKEITWGRLEAGMLPPPFVPDPKMVYAKDIDDVGAFSTIKGVVLDNKDTEFYADFASGKIPIPWQEEMIETGVFGELNIWGENGKLPNDLDPNYVEAKGGGCAIL
- the grk1b gene encoding rhodopsin kinase GRK1b isoform X1; this encodes MALQYCELYESLHSVYHPFLLSCITGAAMDIGGLETVVANSAYVSARGSMDGAAAATMRDKKMRARLNLPHIRDCQAMKSTIDTTFDSICIKQPIGKRLFQQFLNSDAAHKNVGELWKDIEDYNVCQEKERGQKAQKLFNKYYESSSKSFCSFLEEKAVARVKEDLKNARSDLFKESEVQVLKHLEKTSVASYKNSMYFLRFVQFKWLESQPIDEEWFMDFRVLGKGGFGEVFACQAKATGKMYANKKLDKKRLKKRKGYEGAIVEKRILAKVHSRFIVSLAYAFQTKTDLCLVMTIMNGGDLRFHMYNVDEKNPGFDEKRACFYTAQIICGLEHLHQHRIVYRDLKPENVLLDDAGHVRLSDLGLAVELPPGKDKTSGYAGTPGFMAPELLEKKEYDYTVDYFTLGVTLYEMIAAKGPFRVRGEKVPDICPRPTAVLHMMEMLCPFVFIQVENTEVARRILNDAVSYDPKFTKECKDLCEGLMEKDPAKRLGFSNNTCDVLKSQAFFKEITWGRLEAGMLPPPFVPDPKMVYAKDIDDVGAFSTIKGVVLDNKDTEFYADFASGKIPIPWQEEMIETGVFGELNIWGENGKLPNDLDPNYVEAKGGGCAIL
- the grk1b gene encoding rhodopsin kinase GRK1b isoform X3, which translates into the protein MDIGGLETVVANSAYVSARGSMDGAAAATMRDKKMRARLNLPHIRDCQAMKSTIDTTFDSICIKQPIGKRLFQQFLNSDAAHKNVGELWKDIEDYNVCQEKERGQKAQKLFNKYYESSSKSFCSFLEEKAVARVKEDLKNARSDLFKESEVQVLKHLEKTSVASYKNSMYFLRFVQFKWLESQPIDEEWFMDFRVLGKGGFGEVFACQAKATGKMYANKKLDKKRLKKRKGYEGAIVEKRILAKVHSRFIVSLAYAFQTKTDLCLVMTIMNGGDLRFHMYNVDEKNPGFDEKRACFYTAQIICGLEHLHQHRIVYRDLKPENVLLDDAGHVRLSDLGLAVELPPGKDKTSGYAGTPGFMAPELLEKKEYDYTVDYFTLGVTLYEMIAAKGPFRVRGEKVPDICPRPTAVLHMMEMLCPFVFIQVENTEVARRILNDAVSYDPKFTKECKDLCEGLMEKDPAKRLGFSNNTCDVLKSQAFFKEITWGRLEAGMLPPPFVPDPKMVYAKDIDDVGAFSTIKGVVLDNKDTEFYADFASGKIPIPWQEEMIETGVFGELNIWGENGKLPNDLDPNYVEAKGGGCAIL